A stretch of the Rosa rugosa chromosome 5, drRosRugo1.1, whole genome shotgun sequence genome encodes the following:
- the LOC133707764 gene encoding aldehyde oxidase GLOX-like translates to MHMQLLKNNRVIIFDRTNIGPSNLTLPEDKKYCLNYTIHNKPELLIDCTAHSVSYDVASNTFRPLVVITDPWCSSGSVDPTGTLIQTGGYGTGSRAVRTVPPCDDDTCDWTEHQQDSLAENRWYASSQILPDGRVIVVGGRKAFTYEFYPKTNDRSSDKYYLKFLVETYDQREENNLYPFLHLLPDGNLFLFANNRSILLDYANNRVIKEFPVMPGGVKRNYPSTGSSVLLPLKINGLGLPEAEVLICGGAELGAFSLTDGKSDKKKVFKGASSTCGRIKVTDPDPKWAMETLPMPRVMPDMLLLPTGDVIIINGASNGTAGWEDATNPVLNPVLYKTYENKPESRFTVLTPSEIPRMYHSSAVLLPDGRILVGGSNTHERYSFRRTFPTDLSLEAYIPPYLGHTFHTLRPTILSVESRTKTVSYGQNFRVKFRLDVRTDDSSKFSLVIVTPSFTTHSFAMNQRMVVLEIVRLKHLNSRYRKPSDKYDYMIVARGPPKNTVAPPGYYMLFLVHAGIPGQATWVKVE, encoded by the exons ATGCACATGCAGCTTCTCAAGAACAACAGAGTCATCATCTTCGACCGCACCAACATCGGCCCTTCCAACCTCACACTCCCCGAGGACAAAAAGTACTGCCTCAACTACACCATCCACAACAAACCCGAGCTCCTTATAGACTGCACCGCGCACTCCGTCTCCTACGACGTCGCTTCCAACACTTTCCGCCCCCTCGTCGTCATCACCGACCCGTGGTGCTCCTCCGGCTCCGTGGACCCTACCGGAACCCTAATCCAGACCGGAGGCTACGGCACCGGCAGCCGCGCCGTCCGCACGGTCCCGCCCTGCGACGACGACACTTGTGACTGGACGGAACATCAGCAAGACAGCCTCGCGGAGAACAGGTGGTACGCCTCGTCGCAAATCCTCCCCGACGGACGCGTCATCGTCGTCGGAGGCCGAAAAGCTTTCACGTACGAGTTCTATCCCAAAACAAACGACAGGTCGTCGGATAAATATTACCTAAAATTTTTGGTAGAGACGTATGATCAGAGAGAGGAGAACAATCTCTATCCATTTTTGCATCTCTTGCCTGACGGGAACCTCTTCTTGTTTGCAAACAACCGGTCGATTTTATTGGACTACGCCAACAACAG GGTCATTAAGGAGTTTCCGGTCATGCCCGGCGGCGTCAAGAGGAACTACCCGAGCACCGGGTCGTCGGTGCTCCTCCCGCTCAAAATAAACGGGTTGGGTTTACCCGAAGCCGAGGTGTTGATAtgcggcggagcggagcttggTGCGTTTTCATTGACAGATGGAAAGTCGGACAAAAAGAAAGTGTTCAAGGGAGCCTCTAGCACTTGTGGTAGGATCAAAGTGACGGACCCGGATCCCAAATGGGCCATGGAGACGCTGCCCATGCCACGTGTCATGCCGGACATGCTGTTGTTACCGACGGGTGACGTGATCATCATCAACGGCGCGTCGAATGGGACTGCGGGCTGGGAAGATGCGACAAACCCGGTTTTGAACCCGGTTCTTTACAAGACCTACGAGAACAAACCGGAATCTCGGTTCACTGTACTCACGCCCTCTGAAATTCCGAGAATGTACCACTCCTCGGCCGTGCTTTTGCCAGATGGCAGGATATTAGTGGGCGGAAGTAACACTCACGAAAGGTACAGTTTCAGACGAACATTCCCTACTGACCTCAGCTTGGAGGCTTATATTCCGCCGTATCTGGGCCACACCTTCCATACCCTCCGTCCTACAATCCTGTCCGTTGAATCGAGGACTAAGACTGTATCGTACGGTCAAAATTTCAGGGTTAAGTTTCGGTTAGATGTGCGTACAGATGATTCTTCCAAGTTTTCATTGGTCATTGTAACGCCGTCGTTTACGACGCACTCGTTTGCTATGAATCAGAGGATGGTGGTTTTGGAGATTGTTAGGTTGAAGCATTTAAACAGTAGATATAGAAAGCCGTCGGATAAGTATGATTACATGATTGTGGCCCGCGGCCCACCGAAGAACACGGTGGCGCCGCCGGGTTACTATATGCTTTTCCTTGTTCATGCTGGAATTCCTGGCCAGGCTACTTGGGTGAAGGTGGAGTAA
- the LOC133709771 gene encoding protein TWIN LOV 1 isoform X4, translating into MESELGLLEQSINSRYSLWVQEALNELPDSFTVTDPYISGQPIVFASKGFLKMMGYSKTEVIGRNGRIFQGPGTCRRSVMEIREAIREERGIQINLVNYRRDGTPFWMLFHMCPVFSKEDGRVIHFVGIQVPILRKPRRRNGVGLVYEEESRVNESVYGSCRREVCSDSLVDLGSALSLECALDDADSRGLEIEETCEASELEKRRAASAMNNILSVLTHYSELTGRLVCGKRCNLTGLPCRTDPHLPDMPIVYASEAFFKLTGYARHEVLGRNCRFLSGEDTDSSAIYRIKESVQNEKACTVRILNYRKDKSSFWNLLHVSPIRNASGKIAYFVGVQMEEACKNQDGHGLSPEMRQLSAVGAVRIAVRSLSMGAGTSKS; encoded by the exons ATGGAGTCGGAGTTGGGTTTACTAGAGCAATCAATCAATAGTCGTTACTCGCTTTGGGTCCAAGAAGCTCTGAACGAATTGCCGGACAGTTTTACGGTGACTGATCCTTATATTTCCGGCCAACCCATCGTTTTTGCGAGCAAAGGGTTCCTGAAAATGATGGGGTACTCGAAAACCGAGGTGATTGGGAGGAATGGGAGGATATTTCAAGGGCCAGGTACTTGTAGAAGGTCGGTTATGGAAATAAGGGAGGCCATTAGAGAAGAGAGAGGTATTCAGATTAATTTGGTGAATTATAGGAGGGATGGGACACCCTTCTGGATGCTGTTTCATATGTGCCCTGTGTTTAGCAAAGAGGATGGGAGGGTGATTCATTTTGTGGGAATTCAAGTTCCCATTTTGCGAAAACCAAGGAGGAGGAATGGGGTTGGTTTGGTGTATGAGGAGGAGAGCAGGGTGAATGAGAGTGTTTATGGGTCTTGTAGGAGAGAAGTGTGCTCTGATTCTTTGGTGGATTTGGGCAGTGCTTTGTCTCTGGAGTGTGCATTGGATGATGCTGATAGTAGAG GACTGGAGATTGAAGAGACGTGTGAGGCAAGTGAATTAGAGAAGCGAAGAGCTGCGTCTGCCATGAATAACATCTTGTCTGTGCTAACACATTATAGCGAGTTAACAGGCAGACTGGTGTGTGGAAAGAGATGCAACTTAACTGGG TTGCCTTGCAGAACAGATCCGCACTTACCTGACATGCCTATAGTTTACGCAAGTGAGGCCTTCTTCAAATTGACAG GTTATGCCAGACACGAAGTCTTGGGACGCAATTGTAGATTTCTAAGTGGCGAGGATACGGATTCCTCAGCGATATATCGG ATAAAGGAAAGCGTTCAGAATGAAAAAGCATGCACAGTACGTATCTTGAATTACAG GAAGGATAAGAGTTCATTTTGGAATCTTCTTCATGTATCACCAATTCGTAATGCTTCTGGCAAG ATTGCGTACTTTGTGGGTGTTCAGATGGAAGAAGCCTGTAAGAACCAGGATGGGCATGGGCTAAGCCCTGAGATGAGGCAGCTTAGCGCCGTTGGAGCTGTCAGGATTGCAGTGAGGAGTTTATCAATGGGTGCCGGCACATCCAAGTCTTGA
- the LOC133709771 gene encoding protein TWIN LOV 1 isoform X2: protein MESELGLLEQSINSRYSLWVQEALNELPDSFTVTDPYISGQPIVFASKGFLKMMGYSKTEVIGRNGRIFQGPGTCRRSVMEIREAIREERGIQINLVNYRRDGTPFWMLFHMCPVFSKEDGRVIHFVGIQVPILRKPRRRNGVGLVYEEESRVNESVYGSCRREVCSDSLVDLGSALSLECALDDADSRGLEIEETCEASELEKRRAASAMNNILSVLTHYSELTGRLVCGKRCNLTGVGLLSSSLNISLGRIKQSFVLTDPHLPDMPIVYASEAFFKLTGYARHEVLGRNCRFLSGEDTDSSAIYRIKESVQNEKACTVRILNYRKDKSSFWNLLHVSPIRNASGKMEEACKNQDGHGLSPEMRQLSAVGAVRIAVRSLSMGAGTSKS, encoded by the exons ATGGAGTCGGAGTTGGGTTTACTAGAGCAATCAATCAATAGTCGTTACTCGCTTTGGGTCCAAGAAGCTCTGAACGAATTGCCGGACAGTTTTACGGTGACTGATCCTTATATTTCCGGCCAACCCATCGTTTTTGCGAGCAAAGGGTTCCTGAAAATGATGGGGTACTCGAAAACCGAGGTGATTGGGAGGAATGGGAGGATATTTCAAGGGCCAGGTACTTGTAGAAGGTCGGTTATGGAAATAAGGGAGGCCATTAGAGAAGAGAGAGGTATTCAGATTAATTTGGTGAATTATAGGAGGGATGGGACACCCTTCTGGATGCTGTTTCATATGTGCCCTGTGTTTAGCAAAGAGGATGGGAGGGTGATTCATTTTGTGGGAATTCAAGTTCCCATTTTGCGAAAACCAAGGAGGAGGAATGGGGTTGGTTTGGTGTATGAGGAGGAGAGCAGGGTGAATGAGAGTGTTTATGGGTCTTGTAGGAGAGAAGTGTGCTCTGATTCTTTGGTGGATTTGGGCAGTGCTTTGTCTCTGGAGTGTGCATTGGATGATGCTGATAGTAGAG GACTGGAGATTGAAGAGACGTGTGAGGCAAGTGAATTAGAGAAGCGAAGAGCTGCGTCTGCCATGAATAACATCTTGTCTGTGCTAACACATTATAGCGAGTTAACAGGCAGACTGGTGTGTGGAAAGAGATGCAACTTAACTGGGGTGGGCCTTCTCAGTTCATCCTTAAATATTTCTCTTGGTAGAATCAAACAAAGCTTTGTATT AACAGATCCGCACTTACCTGACATGCCTATAGTTTACGCAAGTGAGGCCTTCTTCAAATTGACAG GTTATGCCAGACACGAAGTCTTGGGACGCAATTGTAGATTTCTAAGTGGCGAGGATACGGATTCCTCAGCGATATATCGG ATAAAGGAAAGCGTTCAGAATGAAAAAGCATGCACAGTACGTATCTTGAATTACAG GAAGGATAAGAGTTCATTTTGGAATCTTCTTCATGTATCACCAATTCGTAATGCTTCTGGCAAG ATGGAAGAAGCCTGTAAGAACCAGGATGGGCATGGGCTAAGCCCTGAGATGAGGCAGCTTAGCGCCGTTGGAGCTGTCAGGATTGCAGTGAGGAGTTTATCAATGGGTGCCGGCACATCCAAGTCTTGA
- the LOC133709771 gene encoding protein TWIN LOV 1 isoform X3, with amino-acid sequence MESELGLLEQSINSRYSLWVQEALNELPDSFTVTDPYISGQPIVFASKGFLKMMGYSKTEVIGRNGRIFQGPGTCRRSVMEIREAIREERGIQINLVNYRRDGTPFWMLFHMCPVFSKEDGRVIHFVGIQVPILRKPRRRNGVGLVYEEESRVNESVYGSCRREVCSDSLVDLGSALSLECALDDADSRGLEIEETCEASELEKRRAASAMNNILSVLTHYSELTGRLVCGKRCNLTGVGLLSSSLNISLDPHLPDMPIVYASEAFFKLTGYARHEVLGRNCRFLSGEDTDSSAIYRIKESVQNEKACTVRILNYRKDKSSFWNLLHVSPIRNASGKIAYFVGVQMEEACKNQDGHGLSPEMRQLSAVGAVRIAVRSLSMGAGTSKS; translated from the exons ATGGAGTCGGAGTTGGGTTTACTAGAGCAATCAATCAATAGTCGTTACTCGCTTTGGGTCCAAGAAGCTCTGAACGAATTGCCGGACAGTTTTACGGTGACTGATCCTTATATTTCCGGCCAACCCATCGTTTTTGCGAGCAAAGGGTTCCTGAAAATGATGGGGTACTCGAAAACCGAGGTGATTGGGAGGAATGGGAGGATATTTCAAGGGCCAGGTACTTGTAGAAGGTCGGTTATGGAAATAAGGGAGGCCATTAGAGAAGAGAGAGGTATTCAGATTAATTTGGTGAATTATAGGAGGGATGGGACACCCTTCTGGATGCTGTTTCATATGTGCCCTGTGTTTAGCAAAGAGGATGGGAGGGTGATTCATTTTGTGGGAATTCAAGTTCCCATTTTGCGAAAACCAAGGAGGAGGAATGGGGTTGGTTTGGTGTATGAGGAGGAGAGCAGGGTGAATGAGAGTGTTTATGGGTCTTGTAGGAGAGAAGTGTGCTCTGATTCTTTGGTGGATTTGGGCAGTGCTTTGTCTCTGGAGTGTGCATTGGATGATGCTGATAGTAGAG GACTGGAGATTGAAGAGACGTGTGAGGCAAGTGAATTAGAGAAGCGAAGAGCTGCGTCTGCCATGAATAACATCTTGTCTGTGCTAACACATTATAGCGAGTTAACAGGCAGACTGGTGTGTGGAAAGAGATGCAACTTAACTGGGGTGGGCCTTCTCAGTTCATCCTTAAATATTTCTCTTG ATCCGCACTTACCTGACATGCCTATAGTTTACGCAAGTGAGGCCTTCTTCAAATTGACAG GTTATGCCAGACACGAAGTCTTGGGACGCAATTGTAGATTTCTAAGTGGCGAGGATACGGATTCCTCAGCGATATATCGG ATAAAGGAAAGCGTTCAGAATGAAAAAGCATGCACAGTACGTATCTTGAATTACAG GAAGGATAAGAGTTCATTTTGGAATCTTCTTCATGTATCACCAATTCGTAATGCTTCTGGCAAG ATTGCGTACTTTGTGGGTGTTCAGATGGAAGAAGCCTGTAAGAACCAGGATGGGCATGGGCTAAGCCCTGAGATGAGGCAGCTTAGCGCCGTTGGAGCTGTCAGGATTGCAGTGAGGAGTTTATCAATGGGTGCCGGCACATCCAAGTCTTGA
- the LOC133709771 gene encoding protein TWIN LOV 1 isoform X1, translating into MESELGLLEQSINSRYSLWVQEALNELPDSFTVTDPYISGQPIVFASKGFLKMMGYSKTEVIGRNGRIFQGPGTCRRSVMEIREAIREERGIQINLVNYRRDGTPFWMLFHMCPVFSKEDGRVIHFVGIQVPILRKPRRRNGVGLVYEEESRVNESVYGSCRREVCSDSLVDLGSALSLECALDDADSRGLEIEETCEASELEKRRAASAMNNILSVLTHYSELTGRLVCGKRCNLTGVGLLSSSLNISLGRIKQSFVLTDPHLPDMPIVYASEAFFKLTGYARHEVLGRNCRFLSGEDTDSSAIYRIKESVQNEKACTVRILNYRKDKSSFWNLLHVSPIRNASGKIAYFVGVQMEEACKNQDGHGLSPEMRQLSAVGAVRIAVRSLSMGAGTSKS; encoded by the exons ATGGAGTCGGAGTTGGGTTTACTAGAGCAATCAATCAATAGTCGTTACTCGCTTTGGGTCCAAGAAGCTCTGAACGAATTGCCGGACAGTTTTACGGTGACTGATCCTTATATTTCCGGCCAACCCATCGTTTTTGCGAGCAAAGGGTTCCTGAAAATGATGGGGTACTCGAAAACCGAGGTGATTGGGAGGAATGGGAGGATATTTCAAGGGCCAGGTACTTGTAGAAGGTCGGTTATGGAAATAAGGGAGGCCATTAGAGAAGAGAGAGGTATTCAGATTAATTTGGTGAATTATAGGAGGGATGGGACACCCTTCTGGATGCTGTTTCATATGTGCCCTGTGTTTAGCAAAGAGGATGGGAGGGTGATTCATTTTGTGGGAATTCAAGTTCCCATTTTGCGAAAACCAAGGAGGAGGAATGGGGTTGGTTTGGTGTATGAGGAGGAGAGCAGGGTGAATGAGAGTGTTTATGGGTCTTGTAGGAGAGAAGTGTGCTCTGATTCTTTGGTGGATTTGGGCAGTGCTTTGTCTCTGGAGTGTGCATTGGATGATGCTGATAGTAGAG GACTGGAGATTGAAGAGACGTGTGAGGCAAGTGAATTAGAGAAGCGAAGAGCTGCGTCTGCCATGAATAACATCTTGTCTGTGCTAACACATTATAGCGAGTTAACAGGCAGACTGGTGTGTGGAAAGAGATGCAACTTAACTGGGGTGGGCCTTCTCAGTTCATCCTTAAATATTTCTCTTGGTAGAATCAAACAAAGCTTTGTATT AACAGATCCGCACTTACCTGACATGCCTATAGTTTACGCAAGTGAGGCCTTCTTCAAATTGACAG GTTATGCCAGACACGAAGTCTTGGGACGCAATTGTAGATTTCTAAGTGGCGAGGATACGGATTCCTCAGCGATATATCGG ATAAAGGAAAGCGTTCAGAATGAAAAAGCATGCACAGTACGTATCTTGAATTACAG GAAGGATAAGAGTTCATTTTGGAATCTTCTTCATGTATCACCAATTCGTAATGCTTCTGGCAAG ATTGCGTACTTTGTGGGTGTTCAGATGGAAGAAGCCTGTAAGAACCAGGATGGGCATGGGCTAAGCCCTGAGATGAGGCAGCTTAGCGCCGTTGGAGCTGTCAGGATTGCAGTGAGGAGTTTATCAATGGGTGCCGGCACATCCAAGTCTTGA